TAAGTTGgataaaattaatatactatTAGAAAAGCTTTGCTACGCATCGCACATGACATGTCGGACTCTGAATGCTCCTAAACAAGTTATTCTCCTTCGATACAAGGTAgtattttacatattttattattaaataatttcttgcataatgttCATATGACAATCACTTTCAGTTTTCCATCTAATAACTTAATGCGTCAAATTCTTTTCAGAAATATGGTCTATGTGTCTTGAtttatgagaaaaataaaacaaaggagaagaagaagaagaagaaagaaggctTAAAATGTGTAATAGATTATTTGCTCACGGTCCTGCATCGGCGATTCAGCAGCCAGTTTTCATTGGTCATTTCAATCCTCCCACGCATGCATGGCTTTTATGGTACCACTTTGACTCTCCTTGACCTAATGCCTAGCAGCAGCAACACAGACACTGAAGAACATTTAAGCAGGAGTCCAAGGAGTAAAACTTTGGTGTACCAGGTGTAAGAATATGAGTATGAGATAGAGAAGTTTTAGGACCAGTTATAGGTATTCAATTTTGATAGAAAGTCTTGTTGATGAAAGGAATGCTGATCGTTGACAAAGAAGGATTTTGTTTAGCATTGGGATCAGATTGCAAGACACGGAAACAAGTATTTGTTTCCTATGAGGATTTTGATAGAAAATCCTAATCTGTTTTGGTAAAGTCTATatgtattatgtatatatatatagtgaccTCTCTTCGCACAAAACAAACACTCATATTGGACCAAAACCTATATGTGAGTCGAGCTCTTGTTAATCTGCAAGAGAAGAGAAGGATCACTGAAAGCTTTCTGCGATGGCTTCGAGTTCAGGTGCTGCTGCAGGTATCTTTTCCTTTCTGGTTTCTTGTGTACACATAATCAGTTGGTTCTCTCTATGGTTGTAGTACATGTTTTGGTCTCGGTGTTTGTTCACGCGACGAGAGACAAAGACACAACAGGTTCGTAAACCCATGTGTTACAAATGTGATTGCCTTGTTTTAAAGTTCGTAGATACCCATTACTAGTTACGGATCCACTTAGGGTCCAGTGCATGTAATCTCCCCACTCCACTATTGTTATACACGAAATTGTCCAACGTCCATCGAATGTTTCTCTTAAGCATGAATGTCACGAGATTAAGATGTTTAACAAAACGTCTCGTAGAAACAACTGACTAAAATAAAGTACCGCATCTTACTCTTAGGAGGAAAATTTACTGAATCCACCACCGACTACCAAGAAGCCAAATTTAAGAAAATCCAGCCTTCCCGACAAAAACCCTTTTATTATTACAGTGTGTGAAATAGACCTGCACAAGATGACAACCCTCCTTCCAATCACTTCTCTCCCTTTCCAGCCAAACCAACAACACAAACATAAATTTCaggaaaacaaacaaattgaattaaTAAAATGGAAGGAGACCTACAGCTCAGTAGCCTTCCCGACCAACAATCCGCACAGCTCAACCAAATTGctctaaatataaatatttacaaAAGCAGGCAAAGGGAAAGAAATTTTAAGACTACCCCCATTTTTCCAAAACAGAAATGCTACACACACATACACGCACAAATGTGTAACAATAAAAAACCAAGGACATGTAGCTTGGAAACTTGAtagcattttctttttcttgctgCAAAACTAGCGGTCTGATATATAATGTGCTGTTGGATCAGCTGTCAAATGACCCCATCTAAAGGAAGAGAGGAGGACTTCACCTTTATACAAATATAGGGACTGCCCTCCCTCTCTTTCCAGATCAGATGACAGAAAATGAGGCAAAAAGGATGTTCATGGGAGTGAATTcatggaagagagagaaagagggagttGGAATTGGTACAGTAAGTGATTGATGTAACTACCTTTTTATCTTTCCTTTGAATTTGCGAATATTTTAGTATGTTCCGGAGATTTATAACATTGAGATTTTGATTGTTAGATTCTTGATCAAGGATATGATATCCGACAGTTAAAATTTCAATGTATAAGATATCCGGaagcatattaattttttttttaaatttgaacctttttcattaattattaTATCTTCCACTGTCCAACGGTCACTCTCAAACCTGTCCGCATATTCATGGTAAAAATCAAACTATTTTACAGTAGGTAACAACCCACAACTAGCCTcataaagatttttcaatttatttttactttttttttttgtatgaacTTAAGCTGAATCATCTCTTTTACTTGACAAAAGTCTTTGCCATGCATCAATTTTCtaactttttattaaatttgaaatttacagTGACGTAAAGTGAAGTTTTTCTGTTGTCATCAGCAATGCCAAATATAAACTAACATCAACTGTAGCATCAGtaagagaaaagaataataataatttctgCTTTAGTCCTTCTTTCCCTACATGGTTTCATAAATCACCCCCTTACCTCATCACATTTAAGCAAAGTGATTTCCGCACTTTTATTCTCTTACCGTCGTATAAAACAAAGATTTGAAGTGTAGAAGAAAACGAGAGTGTGAAAAGCCACGACTTAGGTAAAAAGGGGGTGGGGGATGGAATGGGAGGGGGGTTTTGAAAGGACAAATGTTCTTCAGTGGTGGGGCTTTCTTCACTGTCATTGTGATGAGATGCTGAAACAAAGTGGGGcacaatgttaaaaaaaaaaaaaaaaaaaaaaggaacaagcAATTAGTTGTCTTTCTGATCTGTTTGTTTAGATTTTAGCAGCATTGATTCTTCCCAAAGTTCTTGTTTTCTAAGTAGATTCTTGAGATCAGCCAGTTAGCATTTCTCAGCTCTTTGTCTGCACCAAAACCCCACAAGcaatataaattcaaatttcCATGTCTTTTTTCTGGTGCCAAAGACTGAAAGTATAATATTAAGTCTTATAAGTTATTGTGCTGCCACATATATGACTAGTTGCTTGATTCCAACTTGCTGAAATGCCAAAGCCATCTGCTGCTATAGTTGGAGGAGGTGCCGCTGGGGCACTTGCCTTGCTCGTAGTCGTCATCGCATTCGTGTGGTTCTGCAGGAACCATTGCAAGAGTTTTTCGAACAAGAACTCTGAAACGGGTTCCTCAGATCCATCTGCAATAGGTAAGActcttgtcttcttcttttttcacatGAGCTGCAAATGTACGTTAGTTAGCCATGGCAGCGTGTGCCTCTTTGCACCCAAATTTGAATCCCGCTTCTCGTTATTAGAGTAGTTCTGAATATCGCATttgtcaaaagaaaattatgctACATTGGCTAATCGATGGGTGTAGTGTTTGTTAATCACTCTGATACCTTGCTCCCCACCATTGTCAGTGGAATGGAATAGGGGTGGGCCAGGCTCGGAAGCAAGACATGGGCCGAGGCTTTTCACATTGGAGGAGTTAGACCAGGCAACCAAGCATTTTGATGAAAGCAGTCTGCTGGGATATGGAAGCTTTGGCCTGGTTTATAAAGGATTGCTGCGTGATGGGACTGTTGTGGCTATCAAACGGAGGTCTGGTGCTCCTAGACAAGATGTTGTCTCACAGGTATAACTGATCAGGAAAGAATAAGAAATATATTGCTCTATATTTATGTGCATTACATAATGCAGCTCGTACATAGTTGCTTAACCAATCGTTTGCTAAGCGGAAAATGAAGATAGTGTCAGGGGTTCATAGTGACAAGTTATTACTTGGCAATGTGGCAACAGGTGACATACTTGTCGGAGATTCATCATCGACATTTAGTTAGAATTCTCGGTTACTGCCAGGAAAGTGGATTTCAAGTACTGGTTTATGAGTATTTACCAAGTGGCAGCGTCTGCAATCACCTATATGGTAattctttttacctttttcaCTGATCATATGTGCGCGCGCGTGCGTAGTACTGGTTTTATGAGGATGTTTCAGATGCTATTCAATTTGTGGCAGATACTAGATCGGAGCCATCAACTAAATTCGAGTTTAAGCAAAGGCTATCAATAGCTTTAGGTGCTGCGAAAGGTAAGATCGAATGGGAACTCCATAACAAACGAAGAGATTAAGAACCATGTTTGAAGATTTTAAGCCTCTAATTTTTCAGGTTTATCCCACTTGCACGGACTAAAGCCTCCCATAGTACACAAAAACTTCAAAACAGCCAATGTATTGGTTGACGAGAACTTCACTGCTAAGGTTGCAGATGCAGGGATCTCAAAACTGCTGGAGAAGATTGAAGAAGCAGGTCCTTCACGCACATCTAGTGTCAATTTTTTCGAAGATCCAGAGTAATTCGATGCCTTCTGAATGAACTCGGTTTTTGTTTTGGCGCTTTCATTCATATTCAGAAGCTAACAATGCATGTGATAGGGCTGGATCATCCGGGGTTACCTCCGAAATGAGTGATGTGTACAGCTTTGGGGTTTTCGCTTTGGAGCTTCTAACTGGACAGGAGGCTTTGCACATTGGCTTCTTGGGATCAAATGAAAGCTTATTTCAATGGGTATGAATAAGCATGCATGCACTTTAATTGTCGATAAAATGAAACTATTTTTGCACCCCATTTATCGACTACATTGTTGATCACATCTCTTTTAAACGTAGACTCACCTGTGGGAGTGAATCTCCGCTCTCTAAGAGATGTGGTCACATAACTTGTCTCTATACATATGCTAGTTAAAGGCTACTATTTGTCTTCTCAATAATATTTTGAACATTGTGAAGGTGGAATCATGGCTGAGTTCAAATAACCTAGCGGACCGCCGGCTAGCTGGAAGCTTCACAGCAGAGGGAATGAGGGACTTGATCAGGCTGACACTGCAATGCATGAGTTTTCCGGCAAAAAGGCGGCCGAAGATGGAGATGGTTGTAATGGAGCTTGAAAGGATTCAGGAGAAAGAAATGTCAATGACAACAGTCATGGGTGAGGGAACTGATACTATCACTCTTGGTAGTGTACTATTTActtgaataattttttaaaatatttttactattattaggaggaggaagagagttTGAAACTATTATTAGAATGATCAATTCCACTCTTGCTTATTTTCTTGAAgaatattttcaatatataaGCAATGGAACTACAAAAAGTGAGGGTAACATATCTtgttctagtttttttttttctttcaaatatctCGTACTGGGTTACACCTAACTCATGTACTAGTGTACCAAGGCTGTTTTACGTCACAAAATTTTGCGTAATTTCTAAATATACCAATATATTACATGCATTAttgaatttaataaattatggtATGCGTTTGAGAAATCAAATATAATTTAACCCGTGAATGTGATTCATTAAAAATACTATGTATCATACATTATACATTGATGTATGATTAAGAATTGCCCACTTAGTtcacaacaaataaaaaatcatgagTTTTAACATTATGAGGACTTGTATAGTTCTTTAGCATAAAGTTAAGCTAGACTTGCAAATGTGTGCGTAGTCACATTGGTTAGAGCGGATATGTATTTTCTCTTATGtacttaaatttaaattctcTTCTTCATAATTTAGATTCATTTGAAGGTAAGTTAGATCCAAAACTACCGACACCAAAAATATACGAGCGAAATAAGGTTGATGCATACCGGCTATACTTGGTTCTTAAAGATGCTTGTCTCATACCTTAATATAAACACCAAAGTTGGTCCTGGTGAGATTCCGTTCAGCAAATGTCAGTTCAAGAGTACCCAACACAGGGACTATCTAGGTACACCAACTGTACAATTTTACCAAACCCGCTTCGCACATTAATTTTGACACCACATAATATCTAGCATTGGTGATCCCCATTAGGTCCTGGTTCAAAATTTTGTCCTATAACCTTGTGGATCATTCACATTTCACTAGGGTTTTGACACAACTAGATAATAAGGCTCCAAATGACACAAAATTTAGGGAACATGGAATGATCATAACTTAATACAAACATGAAATACTTCTAAATTCGAATGGTAAAACGAGTCAAAGAGGTGATGACATTACTATTTGAACTCGAATGGTAAAATATGAAATACTTCTAAATCCACATGTTAGGGTTTATTAGGATTAATCTACATATTTTTCCTCAACATAAACTCATTGACTATCAACGTTAGCAACTATTTGAACTCGAATCTAGGCACCTATTACTAAATCAACTTAaggttaattattttgttttttttatattacacAAATACAAGATGACATGACACAGATAAAACATGTAAGCGTAACCCGACATCTCACTCACATGAACCCACTGAATTTTTAGAGCACATAAAAGAAGAGTAAATAACTAGGATAGGCATTCACTTCCAAGTAGTATTGTTTTCATGAGCTCCCCTaccacttatcataaccacattgCCTCTATGTATTCACCCACTTCTTCATCGTCCAATAAATCACTTAGTTGTACATATTTTCTCTGATTGGGACTGCTCACTAAGTGAATGCATGACAAATTCATATGAAGCCGAACACAGGACCATAGTACATTTCCTTAGCTGCCACGACCCACAAAACACCCTGTCTCCCGCCATAATTTGGTCAAAAGGGTCCATCAAGATTTCCTGCCCTTTATCATTTCAACTACCACTTTCTCATACATTACACACGCTTGTGTGATTAGGAGTTGTTGTCAAATTTTTAGAGAGGGGTCATTGACCACTTCTACCACATTGATATTGTTCTAATTTAATCACTTATTGTTAAGTGTGCAGTTTTATATAAGACATATATTCAACAGTTGTATATAAGAAGAGAGGAGAATATTAGGGTGTTAAGAGTGAGAAAGTGAATGAGCAAAATAAAGGGAATGTTGTTGACAACCATTTTGGTTTTAGATTTTGTGTTAGTGATAGAGGAAAATACAAAAGAGAAATGACAGATGAATAAAAGTAGATGAAGGGTGGTGGGAGAGATGTAAAAAAACGCGTAAGGAAGGGCACGCACAATagaaactaaaaataaagaatGATAATTAGTTGTTTTTACTTtcaagaatttatttcattcttctttattttttcctctctctcccaTCGCCCTTTAAAGTTCCTTCATGTATGAAGAAAACACTTGTAAAGGGCTAGTAGTTGCGTTCATCTTTGCACGCGAAGTCATGTGGTTGAATCCTCATGGTTGTTTTATTCTTTATCAAGACCTTTGTTATTGAAAAGATCTTCATCTTTCTGGAAATGTCAGATACATGTTGTAGATGGCTCTTCACAAGCCAGAATTTGAGTTTGATGCAGTTCGTCTGGAGTTGGAACTGTTTAGCCCTGAAATTGCTGAAAAGCCTTATGTAGTTGCATTTAACAAAATGGACCTTCCAGATGCTTATGAAAACTGGTCATCATTCAAAGAAAATTTAGAAGCTCGTGGGATTCGTGTTTTTGCATGAGTGCATTGGAAAGAGAGGGTACTCATGAAGTAAGCTCTGCTGCTTATGAGCCTCTACGAGAAAATAAAGTGGCCGAGGAGGAGTTCCCAGGtctatttactttatttttttctgtattAAAAAGGTTTCTGAATCTAAATGCATACATATATTATCTTGTGGATTTTGTTTTATACTCACATTATCACACAGACTATAGGGTAGTTTAGATTATACATGTTATTATATAGATGATTTGATGACGGGTTAACAAATATATGTCACTGTTTAATTTGGAAGTAAGCTTTACTATAGAGATGTAAGCGATGCTGGAATTGATTGAAAACGTAAGAGAAATGGCATGAGTGCATTATTGTAAATGTTTTCACATTGTTGTAAGAAACAAAATTCTGTATATGTTCTAAAAGAAGATAAggggaaagaaagagaaattatTTTATGAAGCACTGCAGAGCttaaaagtttttattttcagCTAACTAATGTTTTAACATCCATACCTGCTTGTGTTTATAGGATAAATAAGCTTTAAGGTTACTCGTTCACTGTGTTGACAAGTCTCCTTTGTTTTGACATGGAAGACCCGGTCAATCTGAATCATGTGGCTGAGATGGTGCATAAGCAGCAAATTGCGTCTATTAATGAGTTTGAGATCACTCATGACAGCAGTACCAATACTTGGCAAGTTGTGGGATCTGGGTTGCAACGCTTTGCTCATACGACAAATTGGAGGTAGGTTAGAAACTCTTTCATGTCTGTGTCAGTGTGATAATTTTTCATCGTATGCTTTCTTGATATCACAAGTCTGATCTGTTATGATATCAAATTTGTTTCGTTATCCATTGGTTATAGTGGAAAGTTCAAGTTGCAGTATAATGGGTGACCTGCGTTGTGGATTCATATCATGAAATTATGACTAATAGAAGTCTTTTCGTTTggtttcctctttcttcttaaaAGAATAGAGCATGTTAAGGGGGAAAGATAAATGGTGTGAGTCTGACAATCTCGCAAGTAAATAGAGTGAAGGAACAACCACCAGTTTTATGATGTAGTATGTTAGAAAATATATAATGAGGATTGATGCATTAATGAAGATCAGATCAACAGACAACAGCCAcctctttctttttcaattgttttGTGCTAATGCAGCACTTGAAGATGAAGATTTTGTTGACGCTTGGCTCAATATAAATCTTGGTTAATTACTTTGTATTGGttatccttttttttctctccatcACAAATTTGTTTATGGCCTTACGTATTAGAAGGGAAACCATTTGTTTTGTTATAAAATGAGCTCACGTAGAAATAATTTGGGTGAGCCAATTTGTGAGATTCTCTTTATACATTTGTTATCTCAATCAGTTAATTATAAATTGAGAgttatttctttcattttatttgttcCGTTTGGTGCtctagcacaacaattggtatcagagccactagGCTCATCCGTATCAAATTTTGTATTTGAAACTTGCTTGATGAAGATGGTTGTTCAACTGGAATCGGGAGGCACGCATCCTTGGCCGGAATCACACGCTTCGCATTTGGCAAAAACAACAGTTCAAAATGCAAAGTTTgaagttgaaaagtttgatggaACAAATAACTTtggtatgtggcaatgtgaggttaaagatgtgttggctcaacaagattTGGACTTGACGTTAGAAGACAAGTTGGAGGATATGGAAGAAGCTAAGTGGAATAAGTTAAATTGAATGGCTTGCTCTACGATTCGCTTATGTCTTGCAAAACCTCAAAAGTATTTTGTCATGCGAGAAACATCAGCTAAGTCGCTATGGCAAAAATTGGAGGACAAGTACATGACAAAGAGCATCGAAAATCGCCTCCATTTGAAAAAGCAGTTGTACCGATTCCAGTACAAaaaaggtacaaaaatgattacaCACCTCGATTCATTTAACAAATTAATCGCTgatttgttaaatttagatAAAGATGTCAAGGATGAAGATAAAACCTTGATTTTGTTAAATTCATTACCTGAGGCATATGATCATTTAGCTACTACTTTAATTTATGGTAAAGACACCATAAATTTTGAAGATGTGTCTAATGCATTGATGATCCATGAAGTTAGACATAAAGATAAGCAAGTCCAGAATACGTCATCAGATGCTTTGTTTGTTACAGGCAGAATGAATGGAAGACGAAGATTCAATAACAGAAGAAGATCTCAGTCTCGACCACGAGGTAATtcacaaaatagaaaaatactAGACAAAGATGAATGTGCATTTTATCATACAAAGGGACATTGGATAAAGGATTGCCCTAAGTTGTAGAAGAATAACAAAAACACCAATGCTAATGTTGCACTTAGTGATGATGAATCTGATTATGCTTTGGATGTTACTTCTGCTTATGATTATGATGTATGGATTTTGGATTCTGGTAATTCTCATCACATGTGTCCAAATCGAGATTAGTTTACTAATCTAGAAGTTGTAAAGGCGGGAACTGTTTTATTGGGTAATGATTATGCATGTAATAAAAAGGGAGTAGGAACAATTAAGTTGGAACATCATGATGACATCGTTAGAGAGTTTTCTAATGCATGGTATGGTCTtgctttgaagaaaaatttaatttctttggGTGCCTTGGAAATCAATGGGTTTAATGTAAATATGTCAAATGATGTTCTAAAAGTTACTAAAGGTACTTTGGTTACAATGAAGGGAATCCGAAAGAAGAATATATATTTCCTGCAGGGGAAAACAGTTTTAGGTGGTGTAGCCACAATTTCTGAAAAACCAGATACTGACAATACCAAGTTATGGCATATGAGACTTGGACATGTTGGTGATTCAAGCCCTTGTGAAACAGGGACTGCTGAAAGGAGCCAAAACTTGCAAGCTCGACTTTTGCGAGCATTGTGTCTAGGGTAAGCAAACCGAGTTAAATTTGGTACTGCTATGCATCAAACTAAAGGAATCCTAGATTATGTGCATTTAGATGTTTGGGGTTCGACCAAGATTGCATCATCGAGTGGTAAGCACTGGTTTGTAACTTTTGTTGATGACTATTCTAGAAGAGCTTGGGTTTATACAATGAAGCACAAAGATGAGGTGTTAAATATTTtcttaaactaaaagaaaatggctgaaaaccaaattggtaagaaaattaaagttttgaggttagataatggtggtgaatacaccTCTGATCCATTTTGCGGAGTTTGTAGAGAAGAAGATATAATAAGGCATTTCACTGTTCGTGGaactccccaacaaaatggagttgctaAAAGGTTGAACAGAACGTTACTCGAAAATGTTAGATGTATGTTGGCTCAATCTGGTTTAAGTAAGGCATTTTGGGCAGAGGCAATTACATATGCTTGCCACATTATCAATCGTTTACCTTCATCTGCAATTGAGGGTAAAACACCTATTGAGAAGTGGACTAGAAAATAAGCTTCTGATTAtgattttcttcatattttttgtTGTCTCGTTTATTTCCATGTAACTCAAAGTAAGCTTGATCCGAGAGCCAAGGAGGCTATTTTTGTGGGCTTTAACAGCGGTGTCAAAGGTTACCATTTGTGGTGTCCAGATTtgaagaaacttgtaatcagAAGAGATGTGACTTTTGACGAAACTTCTATGTTACAAAGCAACTCAAAGACAAGCGTTGATACAATTCAAGTTCCTACGAGAAGTTTTCAGGAGGTGGAGTTTGAAAAGATTGCTACCACTACTCCACTGCCTGTTTTGATTGAACAAGAAGTAAATGAAGgtcaagaagatgaagatgtctCTTCCTAGGATGAAGAAGAGGCTCATACCAAACATCCTTTAGTTATAGAGTGCATTGCTACAAGTAAAGGCAAGAGAAACACAAAGAGACCAGTAAGATATAATGATTAAGTTGCTTATTCTCTTCTTATTATTAATGCAGAATTCCCAAAAAGTTATAAGGAAGCCATGAACAACTAAATATAGAGTGGGGTAAGGCTATGGATAAAGAAATGAATTCTCTTGTGAAGAACAACACTTGGGAGTTAGTTCAATTGCCTCCCAGCAAAAGAGTTATTGGCTGCAAGTGGGTGTATATTAAAAAAGAAGGTCATCCATGAGAAGACAATGTGAGATTCAAAGCACGAGTGGTAGCAAAAGGATATGCACAAAAGAAAGGTATTGATTATAATCAAGTATTTTCTCCTGTTGTGAAGCATTCATCTATTCGTATTATGTTAGCCTTTGTTGCACAATTTGATCTTGAACTAGTGCAACTTGATGTTAAGACGACTTTCTTACATGGAGATCTTgatgaagaaatttacatgtcttAGCCTGATAGGTATCAGGTAACTGGAAAAGAGAAATGGGTTTGtaaattgaagaagtctttgtatggattgaagcaatctccaagacagTGGTATTTGAAGTTTGACGAATTCATGACAGGTCAACACTATTTAAGAAGTCAATATGATCGTTGCGTTTATTTCAAaaagttgcaagatgggtctttcatttatttattattgtatgttgatgatatgttaatTGCATCGAAGAATATTAAGGAGATTGAAAAGTTGAAAGCACAGATGAAGAAcaagtttgagatgaaagatcttggtgaaGCGAAAAAGATACTCGGTATGGAAATTACTCGTAATCGAGAAAAAAACTTGGTGTATCTCACACAAAAACAATAATTGTGTAAATGGCTTCAACGTTTTGGGATTAATGATGCCACCAAACCTATGAGTACTCCAATGGCTATTCACTTTAAATTAAGTGCTTTGTTATCTcaaaaaaacaatgaaagagAAGCTGCAAATGAAGAATATTCCATATTCTAATTTGGTTGGTGACTTGATGTATACTATGGTATGTTCTCAACCAGATATTGCTCATGCCGTTGATTTGGTTAGTCGCTATATGCATAATCCAGGAAAAGAACATTAGCAAGCAACTAAGTGGATTCTAAGATACCTACATAAGACTAGAGATGTCTGCTTATGTTTTCAGCAAAGTGATAGTAGTTTTGAGAATTTTGTGGTTGCATATGTTGATTTTGACCATGCTGGAGATTAGGATAAAAGAAGATCAATTACTGGCTACTTATTTACTATGGCCAACTGGCCAGTTAGCTGGAAGTCCACACTACAGTCCACAATCGCTTTGTCAACAATGGAGGCCGAATATATGGCTCTTGCggaagctataaaggaggccatttggatacatggacTGATAAAGAATCTAGGAATTTATCAAAAGCAGGTGGAGCTACATTGTGATAGTCAAAGTGATATTCACTTGTCTAATACCAATTTATCATTCGAGGACAAAGCATATCGATGTTCGGTTTCATTTTATTCGTGAGATTTTGTCCAAAAGTAAGATTATTTTTCAGAAAGTTCCAACTATGGACAACCTAGCTGATATGTTAACAAAAGTGCTCGAACCTGCTAAGTTAGAGCATTGTTT
This Pyrus communis chromosome 6, drPyrComm1.1, whole genome shotgun sequence DNA region includes the following protein-coding sequences:
- the LOC137736177 gene encoding proline-rich receptor-like protein kinase PERK14, producing the protein MPKPSAAIVGGGAAGALALLVVVIAFVWFCRNHCKSFSNKNSETGSSDPSAIGKTLCLLITLIPCSPPLSVEWNRGGPGSEARHGPRLFTLEELDQATKHFDESSLLGYGSFGLVYKGLLRDGTVVAIKRRSGAPRQDVVSQVTYLSEIHHRHLVRILGYCQESGFQVLVYEYLPSGSVCNHLYDTRSEPSTKFEFKQRLSIALGAAKGLSHLHGLKPPIVHKNFKTANVLVDENFTAKVADAGISKLLEKIEEAGPSRTSSVNFFEDPEAGSSGVTSEMSDVYSFGVFALELLTGQEALHIGFLGSNESLFQWVESWLSSNNLADRRLAGSFTAEGMRDLIRLTLQCMSFPAKRRPKMEMVVMELERIQEKEMSMTTVMGEGTDTITLGSVLFT